One region of Macadamia integrifolia cultivar HAES 741 chromosome 11, SCU_Mint_v3, whole genome shotgun sequence genomic DNA includes:
- the LOC122092649 gene encoding uncharacterized protein LOC122092649, whose translation MGRAKVRLVACLLLLAMVVLVVAADNNEGNSNNNNNDNNNNDNDNNDNNDNDNDNNDNNDKDHNSPPEEDGKDHSPPPPESEGKGHHPPPPPKGGNPPPPPEDGGKGHHTPPPPKGGNPPPPPEDEGKGHHPPPPPKNVQSPPPPPQKVQSPPPPPPEKVGNPPPPPQQEVGNPPPPPPEKVQNNPPPPQQEGGNPPPSPPPPQQESGNPPPSPPPPPQNEKKAKCKDKKYKSCYDQEFSCPSNCQGGDCVVDCESCKPVCKCDMPGAVCQDPRFIGGDGITFYFHGKKDHDFCLISDSNVHINAHFIGRRNQDMHRDFTWVQSLGVLFDSHRFYVGALKTSTWDQSVDRLALTFDGESIFLPQSEGATWKSTTTPAVSITRTRYTNSITVEVEGNFKITATVVPITEEESRVHNYGITKDDCFAHLELGFKFYALSEDVHGVLGQTYRNGYTSRVKISAAMPVMGGVREFSSSNLFSTDCSVSRFHHGGLPIMGAASEYDDIECRSGVSGRGIVCKK comes from the exons ATGGGTAGAGCTAAGGTGCGCCTAGTTGCGTGCCTTCTTCTCCTGGCCATGGTTGTATTGGTTGTTGCAGCTGATAATAACGAAGgaaacagcaacaacaacaataatgacaacaacaacaatgacaacGACAACAACGACAACAACGACAACGACAACGACAACAACGACAACAACGACAAAGATCACAATAGTCCCCCGGAAGAAGATGGAAAAGATCACAGTCCTCCACCTCCGGAAAGTGAAGGAAAAGGGCACcatcctccacctccaccaaaaggaggaaatcctcctccacctccagaagatggaggaaaagggCATCATACTCCACCTCCACCAAAAGGAGGAaatcctcctccacctccagaagatgaaggaaaaggACATCATCCTCCACCTCCCCCCAAAAATGTACAGAGTCCTCCACCTCCTCCACAAAAAGTACAAAGTCCTCCTCCACCTCCCCCAGAGAAAGTAGGGaatcctcctccacctcctcaacaggaagtagggaatcctcctccacctcccccagagaaagtacaaaataATCCTCCACCTCCTCAACAGGAAGGTGGGAATCCTCCTCCATCACCTCCACCTCCTCAACAGGAAAGTGGGAATCCTCCTCCATCACCTCCACCTCCTCCCCAGAATGAGAAGAAGGCCAAGTGCAAAGATAAGAAGTACAAGAGTTGTTACGATCAAGAGTTTAGCTGTCCTTCGAATTGCCAAGGGGGAGATTGTGTCGTGGATTGCGAATCTTGCAAGCCCGTTTGTA AGTGCGACATGCCGGGTGCAGTGTGCCAAGACCCAAGATTCATAGGTGGTGACGGCATCACTTTCTACTTCCACGGCAAGAAGGATCACGATTTCTGCCTCATCTCCGACTCCAACGTCCACATTAATGCTCACTTCATCGGCCGCCGAAACCAGGACATGCACAGGGACTTCACCTGGGTCCAATCCTTGGGAGTCCTCTTCGATTCCCACCGTTTCTACGTCGGCGCTCTCAAGACCTCCACCTGGGACCAGTCGGTCGACCGCCTCGCCCTCACTTTTGACGGTGAATCCATCTTCCTCCCTCAATCAGAAGGTGCCACCTGGAAATCCACCACGACCCCAGCTGTGTCCATCACCAGAACACGCTACACCAACTCCATCACCGTTGAAGTTGAAGGTAACTTCAAAATCACGGCCACAGTGGTCCCCATCACAGAAGAAGAGTCTCGAGTTCACAACTATGGCATAACTAAGGATGACTGCTTCGCTCATCTGGAGTTAGGCTTCAAATTCTATGCGTTGAGCGAGGACGTGCATGGGGTGTTGGGTCAGACATACAGGAACGGCTATACCAGTAGGGTCAAGATATCCGCGGCAATGCCTGTGATGGGTGGGGTTCGCGAGTTTTCCTCGTCGAATCTTTTCTCCACTGACTGCTCTGTCTCCCGCTTCCACCACGGTGGGCTTCCGATCATGGGAGCTGCTTCTGAATATGACGATATTGAGTGTAGGAGTGGCGTGAGTGGCCGTGGAATCGTTTGCAAGAAGTAG